GGCAGGAGGTGACGCTCTGTGCGTGCGGTCCTCGTTGGCCGACCTCTTGTGGCTTCGCCACCCCGGTTACCGTTCTTGATCGCGAAAAATATCCTCGGCTCGAAAGACGGCCCCGTCAAACAAACATGCCCACGCGAGCGTGGGCATGGCACCGGATGGTTTTTTGAGCGGCTTATCGCTGGAATTTGGGCGACATGGCCGCCTTCATTTCGCGTTGGGCGTCGTCTTTTTTCAGCTTGTCGCGTTTGTCGTGGAGTTTGCGGCCTCGGGCGGTGCCGAGTTTGATTTTGACGTTGCCACGAACGAAGTACGCCGAGAGCGGGACGAGGGTCAGGCCTTTTTGTGTAGCCGTTTCGGCGAACTTGCGGAGTTCCTTCTTGTGAAGCAGCAGTTTGCGGTGCCGGCGGGGGACGTGGTTCATCACGTTCGCCTGCGGGTACTCGCCGATGTGGCAGCCGAGGAGCCAGAGTTCGCCGTCCCGCAGGTGGGCGTAGCTTTCCTCCAGAGAAATCTGACCGTCGCGGATGCTTTTGACCTCGCTGCCGTGCAGAACGATGCCGCATTCCATCTCGTCGAGGATTTCGTAGTCGTGCCGCGCTTTGCGGTTGACGGCGATCGTCCCCGAGTTGGGATTGCTGTTACCTGATTTTGATTTCTTGCTGGCCATGGAAGGCTATTCTCGTCGGTCGTGTGTCGGAATCAAGAGTTGAACTGTCCGACACGCGATCAGGTCATCAGTTCGCCTTCTCGTTCAAACGGATTGTCGACCGGGTTCATTCGGCAGAGCATGATTCCCAGTTCATACAGGAACACGAGCGGAATCATCATCAGCATCATACTGGCCGGATCGGATGGCGTCAGGATCATCGAGACAAAGGCGATCACCAGCATGGCCATGCGTCGCTGTTCCCGATAGACGGTTTCGGTGAAGACATTCAGCCGGTTCAGGAAGACCATCACGAGCGGCAACTGGAAGCTGAGACCGAACATCAGCGGCAGAAAGACGGCGAACGTGACCCATTCCGACAGCCGAATCTGCGGCTGGACATCGAGCCAGGAGTTGAAGCTGAGCAGGAACTCGAGGATGAACGGGAACACGATGTAAAAACAGAAAACCGCCCCGATGAGGAACAGCCCCAGGCTCATGGTGCCGTAAACGTAGACGAATTTCCGTTCGTGCGGATACAACCCGACCGCCACGAACATCCAGGAATTGTAGAAGATCCACGGGCTGGCAAAGACGACCCCGGAAACCAGAGCGACTTTCACATAGGTGAGAAATGCTTCCTGGACGTTGAGCGTCACGGGGCGGTTGGCCCGCTTCACGTTCTCCCGAAAGATCGAGAATTCGGGCGCACTGATCCGGATTGTGACCGCGGCTTCTTTGCCATCGGCATCGGCGTCCGCCGGAGCGTCCATCCGCTGGAACTTATCGGGCGCGGCCTGATGCAGGGCGTTCACGAGATCGCGTTGCGGAATCTGGATATCGATCTGCCGCCCTTCGAGGCGGGCTCCGTCATCGACAATGGCGTCGGGCCCTTCAGACTCCAGCGTGTTCTCTTCTTCTTTTTCCTCCTCGTTCATCCCGGAGAGCGAGTTCGACCATTTGGAGATCCGTTCGATGAACGTATCGGTCCCGATGTCGTCGACGCGGTACTTGGCCAGTCCCTGACGAATCAATGCCCGATCAATCGGTGCCCGGACGATGGCGACGAGATAGTTGCCGAAGATGAGCGTGAAAATCGAGACCACGATCACGCCGAGGAGGGCGCGGATGAGGTAGAAGCGGAGCTCTTCGAGGTGATCCCCGAAGCTCATGCTGGAATCGTCGAACAAGTCTTTCGATCTGAGAGCCATCAGAATTCTCACTTTTCGATCGGGAGGAGGTGCGCACAAAATCCGCGCGGACGAGAAGAAGGTGACGGAACCGTGATGGGTACTCATTCGGGCAAAAAGGAGTTTCGCCCAGGGGAGCAAACGCTGGCGTTCTCAAGTCGCGGCTCGACCGCCTCTCGCAGGAGGATCAGCACGAATCGTACTGCCGGAGCCGCTCGGGAAACCAGCTGCCTTTATTATGAACGGGCGATTCGACGGATGCAATGGACTTGGTGCCGGGAACGGGCCGGTCGCCTGCAAGTTCTCCGGCTTCCGTCCACGGCTTCCCCGAGCCGCAAAATCGTTAGAACAGGCTCTCCTTCGGGCTTGAATTCATGAAATATTGACTGATGATAAACGAATTCTCATGTTTACCCCCGACGAGGCTTCGGCTGCGTCGTTCGCTCCCAAGGAGACCCCCGATGTTCCTGCCCGCGTTTGATCGATCCCTGCGCTCATTTCTGGGTCTGATGCTGCTGGCCGGAGCCGCTGCGGCGACACTCGCGACCTCGTCTGTATCGGCTGCGGACTGGAACCAGTGGCGAGGCCCCAGCCGAACCGGCTATCTGGAATCGTCTCCGGAACTGATCAAATCGTTGCCTGACGGAGGACTCGAACCGGCCTGGACGAGTGGCGAGATCGATTCAGCCCGCAGCGGAGGCTGGGGTTCGCCGGTTGTCGCCGATGGCGTTGTTTATCTGTTCACACACAAAAAAGAGCTCGTGGGCGATCCGCCTCCGCCGCGGAAATATCCCTGGCTGGCTCCGGATAAACGGGGCGACATGACCGACGAAGAGTACCAGATCTACGAGGAAAACCGTCGCAACGAAGACGAAACGCATGCAAAGGCCTATCAGTTCCGCGAATTCGTCATGGCTTACGACGCCGTTGGAGGCAAAGAACTCTGGAAGAACCAGAGCGAGTCGACCTACACGCGGTTTCCGCAGTCGGGCTGTCCAACGGTGGTCGGCGATCGCCTCTACATTCTGGGAGCTGGCCGGCAGGCGCGGTGTCTTGATGTGAAATCGGGTGAGCAGCTCTGGCAGACCAAGTTGCCGGGGGAATTTCGCGATGAGTTTTATCAGGCCTCGGTTCTCGTGGCGGATGACATTGCTGTCTTCAATGCCACGCACCTTTTCGGGCTGAGTGCGCAGACCGGCGAAATTGTCTGGAACACGGAAAAGGACAACATCAAGGGTACGCACGCCTCTCCAGCAGCCTGGACCCACGGCGGAACGACCTATCTGGTTTCGGTGATCTCTGGTGGAGCTACAGTCTGTCTCGATGCGAAGACCGGAACTCAAGTCTGGAAAGCGGAATCCGACGGGGGACACGCTTCTCCGATCGTTACGGGCGATAAGCTGCTGGTTTATGGAAACAGCCGGAAAAAGGGCCTCCGTTGCTTCCAGATGACGCCGAACGGAGCCGAGTCGCTCTGGGTTTACCAACGCGTGACGGACAAGGGAAGTACGCCGATTGTGGCTGGAAATGCGGTGTTCGTGCAGGGAGAACGCAAGCTGGCCTGTGTCGATCTCGAAACCGGCAATCAGCTGTGGATGGCGAATCTCGACATGGAGAGCCCGCAGTGGGGGTCGCCGATCGCGGCTGGCAACGCCGGCTTCTACGCTTACGACGGCATTCTGGCCTTCTCGTTGAAGACAGAGGATTACGAACAGATCTTTGATGCCCAAATCGACCGGACGTATCGCCTCGTACCGACAGCCGAATTGCGAGCCCGCTTTCAGATGGACGCGACCGATATCGATGCCGAGACTCGCAAGGAAGGGCTGAAGAAGTATCAGCAGGAGATCGGCAAACACGGGCCGCTCCGCTGTGCCACTCCCGCGTTCGCAGATGGATTCCTGTATCTGCGGCTGAAGGATGGCCTGGCCTGCTATGATCTGCGAGCCAGTAAGCCGTCTCAGATTTCGCAGCGATAGGTGGATTTCATCGAGGATGCGCGAGATTGGCGGCCGGCCGACTCGCTGCTACCTCTCGTCGCCCGAATGTGCTAACGTGCCTGTAAAGTGCGCTTGATTGCTGCACTTTCAGGCACTTTGCACAGGCGACTGAAATCCAGATGTCGGTTTTTCAGCTGGAAAACGCGATTTCTCCGATTGTTTAGGCTGCGGCATATCAGTTGCTTTTCTTGAAGGTGAATTCACAAAAAAAGACTCGTGTCGTGGGGAACTGCAGCGATACGGCGAATTCCTTCCTTTACACACAGCGTTCTTTTCCAGGCAGTTCGGACGCGATCGATGAGAGGCACCAACACGTGAGTTCTACTCTAATGGGCAAGTCACAGACGAATGGTCAGACACCTACCGGCGCTGGTGGGTATGTTATTCCGAGCGGTTCCGCCCGCCAGGCAGCCATTTCGGCCGTTGTTAACTACAAGGCCCACGCGCCCGCAATGAACTTCATCGAAACACCGACGCAGGACCTGTTCTGCGCCAACGTCTTCAGCAAAGCTGTGATGAAAGACCGCCTGCCGAAGCCGGTCTTCAAATCGCTGATGAAAACCATCGAATCCGGCGACAAGCTGGACGATTCGGTCGCCGATATCGTGGCTTCCGCCATGAAGGACTGGGCTATCGAGAAGGGGGCGACTCACTACGCTCACGTCTTCTATCCGCTGACCGGCTCGACGGCTGAAAAGCACGACAGTTTCCTGGCTCCCAGTGGTGACGGCAGTGCGATTGCCGAATTCAGCGGTAGCCAGCTGATTCAGGGTGAGCCAGACGGTTCCAGCTTCCCGACCGGGGGCATTCGTCAGACGTTCGAAGCTCGTGGTTACACGATCTGGGATGTCACCAGCCCGGCTTACATTCTGGAAAACCCGAACGGAACCACGCTCTGCATTCCCACCGCATTCGTTTCCTGGACGGGCGAAGCTCTCGATAAGAAGACTCCGGTTCTTCGCTCGATGCAGGCTCTGAACACACAGGCACAGCGAGTGTTGAATCTGTTCGGCAAGAACGACGGGGCTCTGGTTTCCTCCACAGCCGGTCCGGAACAGGAATACTTCCTGATCGATCGTAACTTCTTCTTCGCACGTCCGGACCTGCTCAACTGCGGCCGCACCCTGTTCGGGGCCAAGCCGCCGAAGGGGCAGGAGTTCGACGACCACTACTTCGGAGCCATTCCGGATCGGGTTCTGGCATTTATGCTGGAAACGGAACGGGAACTGTTCAAACTCGGCGTGCCGGTCAAGACCCGTCACAACGAAGTGGCTCCCGGCCAGTACGAAATTGCTCCGCTGTTCGAGTTCGCCAACGTGGCGACCGACCATCAGCAGCTGATCATGCTGACCCTGAAGAAGGTCGCTGAAAAGCACGGTATGAGCTGCCTGATGCACGAAAAGCCGTTCGCAGGCGTGAACGGATCGGGTAAGCACGTCAACTGGTCGATGGGAAGTGCCTCTCAGGGCAACCTGCTCGATCCCGGCGAAACGCCACACGAAAACGCTCAGTTCCTGCTGTTCTGTGCCGCCGTCATCCGGGCCGTGCACCTGAATCAGGGTCTGCTGCGAGCCGTTGTCGCTTCGGCCAGCAACGATCACCGTCTGGGAGCCAACGAAGCTCCTCCGGCCATCATCTCGATCTTCCTCGGCGACCAGCTGACCGACGTCTTCGAGCAGATCAAGGGAGGCGGAGCCAATTCGTCCATTCCTCGCGGAACACTGACTGTCGGCGTCGATACGCTGCCGCCGCTTCCGAAAGATGCCGGCGACCGCAACCGGACCAGCCCGTTCGCCTTCACCGGCAACCGGTTTGAATTCCGGGCTGTCGGAGCAAGCCAGTCGATCTCTGGTCCGCTCGTGGCGATGAATACGATCGTGGCAGAGTCTCTCGACTTCTGTGCGACCGAACTCGAGAAGGCAACTGGTGGCGATTCCAGCAAACTGAACTCGGCTCTGCAGTCGCTGCTGGCCGACATCATGGAAAAGCACGGCAAGATCATCTTCAACGGCGACGGTTACTCCGACGAGTGGCATCAGGAAGCCGAGAAGCGTGGCCTGCGGAACCTGAAGACAACGGCAGAGGCTCTGCCGGTGTTGAAGGAAGATTCGGTCCGCGAACTGTTCGAGAAGTACGACGTCCTGTCGGCTCGCGAACTCGAAAGTCGTGCCGACACCTATCTCGAGCAGTACATCCTGTCGATCAAAGTGGAAGCGAATACGACGGTCGAAATCGCCCGGACGTTGATTTTCCCGGCTGCCATCCGTTACCAGAACCAGCTGGCTTCGACATGTGCGAACCTGAAGATGGTCGGTTACGAGTTTGATACCGACACGCTCGACAAGATCACCGAGCTCGTCAAGGCTCTCCAGGACAGCGTTGTTGATCTGGAAGCCGGGCTGAACAAGCATGACTTCGGCAGCAACGTCGAAGAAGCCAAGTTCTACTGTGAAACCGTACTCGGGGCGATGAACTTCGTCCGGAAATACTCCGATGAGCTCGAAGGATTTGTCGCGGACGACCTCTGGCCGCTGCCGACTTATCAGGAAATGCTCTTCATCCGCTAATCACCTGAACGGGGTCACGTTCCGGTCGTCGAAGCTAATATCGACGACCGGAGCAGACTCCAGTGTGCAGACAATCTGAAATGCTCCTGCACTGAGCGGGAGGCGACCGGTGGGGAACTTGGTGTCATTCCCCGACCGGTCGTCTTCTTTTATACGGCCGGAAATCAACGCTATCGAGCGGCCACCCCGCCCGTTGATTTCTTAACCCGAAGCGTCAGCGAGGGCCTCGTCGAATCGCCCTCGTTCACGCTTCGGATTGGGATTCGCTGGGATACGCCTGGAGGCTGTCCCATTGGCATGAAGTTCGGATCGTCTCTGGAAGCAGAATCGGGGTGACCCGCCCGCTAAGGCGGACGGGCCACCCATCCAGTCTCAACAAACCCTCGGCACGGTCATTGAATATGACGTGAGGGTGCTCTACCCAAGTGGATACGGGTACTTCGCGGTGATCTCGTCGATCCGTTTCAGTGCCTGTTCATCGAGCACGTAGTCGCAGGCTGGCAGGATTTCTTCGAGCTGGTCGAGTGTGTTGGCTCCAACAATCGTCGACGCAACGAAGTCGTGCTGTTTACTCCAGCTGGTCGCCAGGGTGGCGGGGGTGATCGAGAGTTCGCCGGCCAGTTCGCAGAGCTCTTTAGTTGTCGCCAGAGACTTCTCGTTCACGAAACGGCGGACCATGACCTGCTGGCGTTCCCCTTTCTCCATGTAGGAGGTGAAGCGGGCTCCCTTCGGGAACTGGCCATCGCAGTACTTGCCCGTCAGCACGCCGCCGCCGATCGGAGAGTAGGGGAGGCAGCTCACGTTTTCCCGCCGGCAGATGTCGGCCAGCGAATCCTCGAAG
The sequence above is a segment of the Rubinisphaera margarita genome. Coding sequences within it:
- the smpB gene encoding SsrA-binding protein SmpB, which gives rise to MASKKSKSGNSNPNSGTIAVNRKARHDYEILDEMECGIVLHGSEVKSIRDGQISLEESYAHLRDGELWLLGCHIGEYPQANVMNHVPRRHRKLLLHKKELRKFAETATQKGLTLVPLSAYFVRGNVKIKLGTARGRKLHDKRDKLKKDDAQREMKAAMSPKFQR
- the tatC gene encoding twin-arginine translocase subunit TatC; protein product: MALRSKDLFDDSSMSFGDHLEELRFYLIRALLGVIVVSIFTLIFGNYLVAIVRAPIDRALIRQGLAKYRVDDIGTDTFIERISKWSNSLSGMNEEEKEEENTLESEGPDAIVDDGARLEGRQIDIQIPQRDLVNALHQAAPDKFQRMDAPADADADGKEAAVTIRISAPEFSIFRENVKRANRPVTLNVQEAFLTYVKVALVSGVVFASPWIFYNSWMFVAVGLYPHERKFVYVYGTMSLGLFLIGAVFCFYIVFPFILEFLLSFNSWLDVQPQIRLSEWVTFAVFLPLMFGLSFQLPLVMVFLNRLNVFTETVYREQRRMAMLVIAFVSMILTPSDPASMMLMMIPLVFLYELGIMLCRMNPVDNPFEREGELMT
- a CDS encoding PQQ-binding-like beta-propeller repeat protein codes for the protein MFLPAFDRSLRSFLGLMLLAGAAAATLATSSVSAADWNQWRGPSRTGYLESSPELIKSLPDGGLEPAWTSGEIDSARSGGWGSPVVADGVVYLFTHKKELVGDPPPPRKYPWLAPDKRGDMTDEEYQIYEENRRNEDETHAKAYQFREFVMAYDAVGGKELWKNQSESTYTRFPQSGCPTVVGDRLYILGAGRQARCLDVKSGEQLWQTKLPGEFRDEFYQASVLVADDIAVFNATHLFGLSAQTGEIVWNTEKDNIKGTHASPAAWTHGGTTYLVSVISGGATVCLDAKTGTQVWKAESDGGHASPIVTGDKLLVYGNSRKKGLRCFQMTPNGAESLWVYQRVTDKGSTPIVAGNAVFVQGERKLACVDLETGNQLWMANLDMESPQWGSPIAAGNAGFYAYDGILAFSLKTEDYEQIFDAQIDRTYRLVPTAELRARFQMDATDIDAETRKEGLKKYQQEIGKHGPLRCATPAFADGFLYLRLKDGLACYDLRASKPSQISQR
- a CDS encoding glutamine synthetase III family protein produces the protein MGKSQTNGQTPTGAGGYVIPSGSARQAAISAVVNYKAHAPAMNFIETPTQDLFCANVFSKAVMKDRLPKPVFKSLMKTIESGDKLDDSVADIVASAMKDWAIEKGATHYAHVFYPLTGSTAEKHDSFLAPSGDGSAIAEFSGSQLIQGEPDGSSFPTGGIRQTFEARGYTIWDVTSPAYILENPNGTTLCIPTAFVSWTGEALDKKTPVLRSMQALNTQAQRVLNLFGKNDGALVSSTAGPEQEYFLIDRNFFFARPDLLNCGRTLFGAKPPKGQEFDDHYFGAIPDRVLAFMLETERELFKLGVPVKTRHNEVAPGQYEIAPLFEFANVATDHQQLIMLTLKKVAEKHGMSCLMHEKPFAGVNGSGKHVNWSMGSASQGNLLDPGETPHENAQFLLFCAAVIRAVHLNQGLLRAVVASASNDHRLGANEAPPAIISIFLGDQLTDVFEQIKGGGANSSIPRGTLTVGVDTLPPLPKDAGDRNRTSPFAFTGNRFEFRAVGASQSISGPLVAMNTIVAESLDFCATELEKATGGDSSKLNSALQSLLADIMEKHGKIIFNGDGYSDEWHQEAEKRGLRNLKTTAEALPVLKEDSVRELFEKYDVLSARELESRADTYLEQYILSIKVEANTTVEIARTLIFPAAIRYQNQLASTCANLKMVGYEFDTDTLDKITELVKALQDSVVDLEAGLNKHDFGSNVEEAKFYCETVLGAMNFVRKYSDELEGFVADDLWPLPTYQEMLFIR